The Castanea sativa cultivar Marrone di Chiusa Pesio chromosome 11, ASM4071231v1 genome contains a region encoding:
- the LOC142617786 gene encoding NAC domain-containing protein 21/22-like — protein sequence MSNISMVEAKLPPGFRFHPRDEELVCDYLMKKVTNCDPSLMIEVDLNKCEPWDIPETACVGGKDWYFYTQRDRKYATGLRTNRATASGYWKATGKDRTVLRRGSLVGMRKTLVFYQGRAPKGRKSDWVMHEFRLEGPLGPPKISSPKEDWVLCKVFYKNREVAAKPSMGNCYDDTGSSTLPALMDSYINFDRPQTHADEYEQVPCFSIFNQNQTSPFFTHMTNMEPNLPTTKFNTETTFKGIPNNIGTCLDPFPCDAKVLKAVLSQLSNMDSNPNMKGSPSLGEGSSESYLSEVGMPNIWSHY from the exons ATGAGCAACATAAGCATGGTAGAGGCAAAGTTGCCTCCAGGATTTAGGTTCCATCCAAGAGATGAAGAACTCGTATGTGATTACTTGATGAAGAAGGTGACTAACTGTGACCCCTCTCTTATGATTGAAGTTGACCTCAACAAGTGTGAACCTTGGGATATTCCTG AAACGGCTTGTGTGGGAGGAAAAGACTGGTACTTCTACACTCAGCGTGATAGAAAATATGCAACTGGGTTGAGAACAAACAGAGCTACTGCCTCAGGCTACTGGAAAGCCACAGGGAAGGACAGGACAGTCCTTCGCAGGGGTTCCCTTGTTGGGATGAGAAAAACTTTGGTGTTCTATCAAGGAAGAGCACCCAAAGGAAGAAAATCTGACTGGGTCATGCATGAATTCAGGCTTGAAGGACCACTTGGCCCTCCTAAGATTTCATCTCCCAAG GAGGATTGGGTGTTGTGTAAGGTGTTCTACAAAAATAGAGAAGTTGCTGCCAAACCTAGCATGGGAAATTGCTATGATGACACGGGCTCTTCAACTCTCCCAGCATTAATGGACTCTTATATCAATTTTGACCGACCTCAAACCCATGCAGATGAGTATGAGCAGGTGCCCTGCTTCTCCATTTTTAACCAAAACCAAACCAGCCCATTTTTCACACACATGACCAACATGGAACCAAACCTACCCACCACCAAGTTTAACACTGAAACCACTTTTAAGGGAATACCAAACAATATTGGTACTTGTTTAGACCCTTTCCCTTGTGATGCGAAAGTACTAAAGGCTGTTCTGAGTCAACTCAGCAACATGGATAGCAATCCTAACATGAAAGGGTCACCAAGCTTAGGAGAAGGAAGTTCTGAGAGCTACTTATCTGAAGTGGGCATGCCCAACATTTGGAGCCATTACTGA